Proteins encoded within one genomic window of Pongo pygmaeus isolate AG05252 chromosome 6, NHGRI_mPonPyg2-v2.0_pri, whole genome shotgun sequence:
- the ZCWPW1 gene encoding zinc finger CW-type PWWP domain protein 1 isoform X9 — MKNVPSREQEKKRKAQINKQAEKKEKEKSSLTNAEFEEIVQIVLQKSLQECLGMGSGLDFAETSCAQRIVSTQSDKEPGITASATDTDNANGEEVPHTQEISMSWEGEAAPEIRTSKLGQPDPAPSKKKSNRLTLSKRKNEAQDEKVEKTQGGHEHRQEDQLKKTVQDHSQIRDQQKGEISGFGQCLVWVQCSLPNCGKWRRLCGNIDPSVLPDNWSCDQNTADVQYNRCDIPEETWTGLESDVAYASYIPGSIIWAKQYGYPWWPGMIESDPDLGEYFLFTSHLDSLPSKYHVTFFGETVSRAWIPVNMLKNFQELSLELSVMKKCRNDCSQKLGVALMMAQEAEQISIQERVNLFGFWSRFNGSNSNGERKDLQLSGLNSPGSCLEKKEKEEELEKEEGEKTDPILPIRKRVKIQTQKTKPRGTADGRGRTLQRKIMKRSLGRKSTAPPAPRMGRKEGQGNSDSDQPGPKKKFKAPQSKALAASFSEGKEVRTVPKNLGLSACKGACPSSAKEEPRPQEPLTQEAGSVPLEDEASSDLDLEQLVEDVGRELGQSGELQHSNSDGEDFPVALFGK, encoded by the exons ATGAAGAATGTTCCAAGCAGggaacaggagaaaaaaagaaaggcacaaatcaacaagcaagcagagaagaaagaaaag GAAAAATCAAGTCTTACCAATGCAGAATTTGAGGAGATTGTCCAGATTGTTCTGCAGAAGTCCCTTCAGGAGTGCTTGG GGATGGGATCTGGCCTTGATTTTGCAGAGACTTCTTGTGCCCAGCGCATAGTATCTACCCAATCAGACAAGGAGCCAGGAATTACTGCTTCTGCTACTGATACTGATAATGCTAATGG AGAGGAGGTACCACATACTCAAGAGATTTCAATGTCTTGGGAAGGTGAAGCTGCCCCTGAGATAAGGACATCTAAGCTAGGCCAGCCAGATCCTGCACCCTCTAAGAAGAAATCCAATAGACTCACcttaagcaaaagaaagaatgaagctc aaGATGAGAAGGTGGAGAAAACTCAAGGTGGACATGAGCACAGACAGGAAGACCAACTAAAGAAAACAGTTCAGGATCATTCTCAGATCAGGGACCAGCAAAAAGGAGAGATAAGTGGGTTTG GTCAATGTCTGGTCTGGGTCCAGTGTTCCTTGCCAAACTGTGGGAAATGGAGGCGGCTGTGTGGGAACATTGACCCCTCAGTTCTCCCAGATAATTGGTCCTGTGATCAGAACACAG CAGATGTGCAGTATAATCGCTGTGATATTCCTGAGGAGACCTGGACAGGGCTTGAGAGTGATGTGGCCTATGCCTCCTACATCCCAGGATCCATCATCTGGGCCAAGCAATACGGTTACCCCTG GTGGCCAGGCATGATAGAATCTGATCCTGACTTAggggaatattttctttttacttcccaTCTTGATTCCCTGCCG TCTAAGTACCACGTGACGTTCTTTGGAGAAACAGTTTCTCGTGCATGGATCCCAGTCAACATGCTAAAGAACTTCCAGGAGCTGTCCCTGGAGCTATCAGTCATG AAAAAGTGCAGAAATGACTGCAGCCAGAAACTGGGGGTGGCCCTGATGATGGCTCAAGAGGCAGAACAGATCAGCATTCAG GAACGGGTTAACTTGTTTGGTTTCTGGAGCCGATTCAACGGATCTAACAGTAATGGGGAAAGAAAAG ACTTACAGCTCTCTGGTTTGAACAGCCCAGGATCCTGCttggagaaaaaggagaaggaggaggagttggaaaaggaggaaggagagaaaaca GACCCAATTTTGCCCATTCGTAAGCGAGTCAAAATACAGACCCAAAAAACCAAGCCAAGAG GCACAGCAGATGGCCGAGGCAGGACACTGCAGAGGAAGATAATGAAGAGATCTCTGGGCAGGAAATCCACAGCTCCTCCTGCACCgagaatgggaaggaaagaaggtcAAGGGAATTCAGATTCTGACCAGCCAG GCcctaagaaaaaatttaaagctcCCCAGAGCAAGGCCTTGGCAGCCAGCTTTTCAGAGGGAAAAGAAGTTAGAACAGTGCCAAAGAACCTGGGCCTATCAGCATGTAAGGGGGCCTGCCCCTCATCTGCGAAAGAAGAGCCCAGACCCCAGGAACCCCTGACCCAGGAGGCTGGAAGTGTCCCCCTTGAGGATGAAGCCTCCAGTGACCTGGACCTGGAGCAACTCGTGGAAGATGTTGGGAGAGAGCTGGGGCAGAGTGGGGAGCTGCAGCACAGCAACAGTGATGGCGAGGACTTCCCCGTGGCGCTGTTTGGGAAGTAG
- the ZCWPW1 gene encoding zinc finger CW-type PWWP domain protein 1 isoform X7, giving the protein MMTTLQNKEECGKGPKRIFAPPAQKSYSLLPCSPNSPKEETLGISFPETEARISLPKASLKKKEEKATMKNVPSREQEKKRKAQINKQAEKKEKEKSSLTNAEFEEIVQIVLQKSLQECLGMGSGLDFAETSCAQRIVSTQSDKEPGITASATDTDNANGEEVPHTQEISMSWEGEAAPEIRTSKLGQPDPAPSKKKSNRLTLSKRKNEARQCLVWVQCSLPNCGKWRRLCGNIDPSVLPDNWSCDQNTADVQYNRCDIPEETWTGLESDVAYASYIPGSIIWAKQYGYPWWPGMIESDPDLGEYFLFTSHLDSLPSKYHVTFFGETVSRAWIPVNMLKNFQELSLELSVMKKCRNDCSQKLGVALMMAQEAEQISIQERVNLFGFWSRFNGSNSNGERKDLQLSGLNSPGSCLEKKEKEEELEKEEGEKTDPILPIRKRVKIQTQKTKPRGTADGRGRTLQRKIMKRSLGRKSTAPPAPRMGRKEGQGNSDSDQPGPKKKFKAPQSKALAASFSEGKEVRTVPKNLGLSACKGACPSSAKEEPRPQEPLTQEAGSVPLEDEASSDLDLEQLVEDVGRELGQSGELQHSNSDGEDFPVALFGK; this is encoded by the exons ATGATGACAACGTTGCAGAATAAAGAAG aatgtggaaagggaccAAAGAGAATCTTTGCCCCACCTGCACAAAAATCTTACAGCCTGTTACCTTGTAGCCCTAACTCCCCCAAGGAGGAGACCCTGGGGATCAGTTTCCCAGAGACAGAGGCCAGGATAAGCCTGCCAAAGGccagtttaaagaagaaagaggaaaaagcaacCATGAAGAATGTTCCAAGCAGggaacaggagaaaaaaagaaaggcacaaatcaacaagcaagcagagaagaaagaaaag GAAAAATCAAGTCTTACCAATGCAGAATTTGAGGAGATTGTCCAGATTGTTCTGCAGAAGTCCCTTCAGGAGTGCTTGG GGATGGGATCTGGCCTTGATTTTGCAGAGACTTCTTGTGCCCAGCGCATAGTATCTACCCAATCAGACAAGGAGCCAGGAATTACTGCTTCTGCTACTGATACTGATAATGCTAATGG AGAGGAGGTACCACATACTCAAGAGATTTCAATGTCTTGGGAAGGTGAAGCTGCCCCTGAGATAAGGACATCTAAGCTAGGCCAGCCAGATCCTGCACCCTCTAAGAAGAAATCCAATAGACTCACcttaagcaaaagaaagaatgaagctc GTCAATGTCTGGTCTGGGTCCAGTGTTCCTTGCCAAACTGTGGGAAATGGAGGCGGCTGTGTGGGAACATTGACCCCTCAGTTCTCCCAGATAATTGGTCCTGTGATCAGAACACAG CAGATGTGCAGTATAATCGCTGTGATATTCCTGAGGAGACCTGGACAGGGCTTGAGAGTGATGTGGCCTATGCCTCCTACATCCCAGGATCCATCATCTGGGCCAAGCAATACGGTTACCCCTG GTGGCCAGGCATGATAGAATCTGATCCTGACTTAggggaatattttctttttacttcccaTCTTGATTCCCTGCCG TCTAAGTACCACGTGACGTTCTTTGGAGAAACAGTTTCTCGTGCATGGATCCCAGTCAACATGCTAAAGAACTTCCAGGAGCTGTCCCTGGAGCTATCAGTCATG AAAAAGTGCAGAAATGACTGCAGCCAGAAACTGGGGGTGGCCCTGATGATGGCTCAAGAGGCAGAACAGATCAGCATTCAG GAACGGGTTAACTTGTTTGGTTTCTGGAGCCGATTCAACGGATCTAACAGTAATGGGGAAAGAAAAG ACTTACAGCTCTCTGGTTTGAACAGCCCAGGATCCTGCttggagaaaaaggagaaggaggaggagttggaaaaggaggaaggagagaaaaca GACCCAATTTTGCCCATTCGTAAGCGAGTCAAAATACAGACCCAAAAAACCAAGCCAAGAG GCACAGCAGATGGCCGAGGCAGGACACTGCAGAGGAAGATAATGAAGAGATCTCTGGGCAGGAAATCCACAGCTCCTCCTGCACCgagaatgggaaggaaagaaggtcAAGGGAATTCAGATTCTGACCAGCCAG GCcctaagaaaaaatttaaagctcCCCAGAGCAAGGCCTTGGCAGCCAGCTTTTCAGAGGGAAAAGAAGTTAGAACAGTGCCAAAGAACCTGGGCCTATCAGCATGTAAGGGGGCCTGCCCCTCATCTGCGAAAGAAGAGCCCAGACCCCAGGAACCCCTGACCCAGGAGGCTGGAAGTGTCCCCCTTGAGGATGAAGCCTCCAGTGACCTGGACCTGGAGCAACTCGTGGAAGATGTTGGGAGAGAGCTGGGGCAGAGTGGGGAGCTGCAGCACAGCAACAGTGATGGCGAGGACTTCCCCGTGGCGCTGTTTGGGAAGTAG
- the ZCWPW1 gene encoding zinc finger CW-type PWWP domain protein 1 isoform X1 has product MMTTLQNKEECGKGPKRIFAPPAQKSYSLLPCSPNSPKEETLGISFPETEARISLPKASLKKKEEKATMKNVPSREQEKKRKAQINKQAEKKEKEKSSLTNAEFEEIVQIVLQKSLQECLGMGSGLDFAETSCAQRIVSTQSDKEPGITASATDTDNANGEEVPHTQEISMSWEGEAAPEIRTSKLGQPDPAPSKKKSNRLTLSKRKNEAQDEKVEKTQGGHEHRQEDQLKKTVQDHSQIRDQQKGEISGFGQCLVWVQCSLPNCGKWRRLCGNIDPSVLPDNWSCDQNTADVQYNRCDIPEETWTGLESDVAYASYIPGSIIWAKQYGYPWWPGMIESDPDLGEYFLFTSHLDSLPSKYHVTFFGETVSRAWIPVNMLKNFQELSLELSVMKKCRNDCSQKLGVALMMAQEAEQISIQERVNLFGFWSRFNGSNSNGERKDLQLSGLNSPGSCLEKKEKEEELEKEEGEKTDPILPIRKRVKIQTQKTKPRGTADGRGRTLQRKIMKRSLGRKSTAPPAPRMGRKEGQGNSDSDQPGPKKKFKAPQSKALAASFSEGKEVRTVPKNLGLSACKGACPSSAKEEPRPQEPLTQEAGSVPLEDEASSDLDLEQLVEDVGRELGQSGELQHSNSDGEDFPVALFGK; this is encoded by the exons ATGATGACAACGTTGCAGAATAAAGAAG aatgtggaaagggaccAAAGAGAATCTTTGCCCCACCTGCACAAAAATCTTACAGCCTGTTACCTTGTAGCCCTAACTCCCCCAAGGAGGAGACCCTGGGGATCAGTTTCCCAGAGACAGAGGCCAGGATAAGCCTGCCAAAGGccagtttaaagaagaaagaggaaaaagcaacCATGAAGAATGTTCCAAGCAGggaacaggagaaaaaaagaaaggcacaaatcaacaagcaagcagagaagaaagaaaag GAAAAATCAAGTCTTACCAATGCAGAATTTGAGGAGATTGTCCAGATTGTTCTGCAGAAGTCCCTTCAGGAGTGCTTGG GGATGGGATCTGGCCTTGATTTTGCAGAGACTTCTTGTGCCCAGCGCATAGTATCTACCCAATCAGACAAGGAGCCAGGAATTACTGCTTCTGCTACTGATACTGATAATGCTAATGG AGAGGAGGTACCACATACTCAAGAGATTTCAATGTCTTGGGAAGGTGAAGCTGCCCCTGAGATAAGGACATCTAAGCTAGGCCAGCCAGATCCTGCACCCTCTAAGAAGAAATCCAATAGACTCACcttaagcaaaagaaagaatgaagctc aaGATGAGAAGGTGGAGAAAACTCAAGGTGGACATGAGCACAGACAGGAAGACCAACTAAAGAAAACAGTTCAGGATCATTCTCAGATCAGGGACCAGCAAAAAGGAGAGATAAGTGGGTTTG GTCAATGTCTGGTCTGGGTCCAGTGTTCCTTGCCAAACTGTGGGAAATGGAGGCGGCTGTGTGGGAACATTGACCCCTCAGTTCTCCCAGATAATTGGTCCTGTGATCAGAACACAG CAGATGTGCAGTATAATCGCTGTGATATTCCTGAGGAGACCTGGACAGGGCTTGAGAGTGATGTGGCCTATGCCTCCTACATCCCAGGATCCATCATCTGGGCCAAGCAATACGGTTACCCCTG GTGGCCAGGCATGATAGAATCTGATCCTGACTTAggggaatattttctttttacttcccaTCTTGATTCCCTGCCG TCTAAGTACCACGTGACGTTCTTTGGAGAAACAGTTTCTCGTGCATGGATCCCAGTCAACATGCTAAAGAACTTCCAGGAGCTGTCCCTGGAGCTATCAGTCATG AAAAAGTGCAGAAATGACTGCAGCCAGAAACTGGGGGTGGCCCTGATGATGGCTCAAGAGGCAGAACAGATCAGCATTCAG GAACGGGTTAACTTGTTTGGTTTCTGGAGCCGATTCAACGGATCTAACAGTAATGGGGAAAGAAAAG ACTTACAGCTCTCTGGTTTGAACAGCCCAGGATCCTGCttggagaaaaaggagaaggaggaggagttggaaaaggaggaaggagagaaaaca GACCCAATTTTGCCCATTCGTAAGCGAGTCAAAATACAGACCCAAAAAACCAAGCCAAGAG GCACAGCAGATGGCCGAGGCAGGACACTGCAGAGGAAGATAATGAAGAGATCTCTGGGCAGGAAATCCACAGCTCCTCCTGCACCgagaatgggaaggaaagaaggtcAAGGGAATTCAGATTCTGACCAGCCAG GCcctaagaaaaaatttaaagctcCCCAGAGCAAGGCCTTGGCAGCCAGCTTTTCAGAGGGAAAAGAAGTTAGAACAGTGCCAAAGAACCTGGGCCTATCAGCATGTAAGGGGGCCTGCCCCTCATCTGCGAAAGAAGAGCCCAGACCCCAGGAACCCCTGACCCAGGAGGCTGGAAGTGTCCCCCTTGAGGATGAAGCCTCCAGTGACCTGGACCTGGAGCAACTCGTGGAAGATGTTGGGAGAGAGCTGGGGCAGAGTGGGGAGCTGCAGCACAGCAACAGTGATGGCGAGGACTTCCCCGTGGCGCTGTTTGGGAAGTAG
- the ZCWPW1 gene encoding zinc finger CW-type PWWP domain protein 1 isoform X11, with amino-acid sequence MKLVNVWSGSSVPCQTVGNGGGCVGTLTPQFSQIIGPVIRTQSKYHVTFFGETVSRAWIPVNMLKNFQELSLELSVMKKCRNDCSQKLGVALMMAQEAEQISIQERVNLFGFWSRFNGSNSNGERKDLQLSGLNSPGSCLEKKEKEEELEKEEGEKTDPILPIRKRVKIQTQKTKPRGTADGRGRTLQRKIMKRSLGRKSTAPPAPRMGRKEGQGNSDSDQPGPKKKFKAPQSKALAASFSEGKEVRTVPKNLGLSACKGACPSSAKEEPRPQEPLTQEAGSVPLEDEASSDLDLEQLVEDVGRELGQSGELQHSNSDGEDFPVALFGK; translated from the exons atgaagctc GTCAATGTCTGGTCTGGGTCCAGTGTTCCTTGCCAAACTGTGGGAAATGGAGGCGGCTGTGTGGGAACATTGACCCCTCAGTTCTCCCAGATAATTGGTCCTGTGATCAGAACACAG TCTAAGTACCACGTGACGTTCTTTGGAGAAACAGTTTCTCGTGCATGGATCCCAGTCAACATGCTAAAGAACTTCCAGGAGCTGTCCCTGGAGCTATCAGTCATG AAAAAGTGCAGAAATGACTGCAGCCAGAAACTGGGGGTGGCCCTGATGATGGCTCAAGAGGCAGAACAGATCAGCATTCAG GAACGGGTTAACTTGTTTGGTTTCTGGAGCCGATTCAACGGATCTAACAGTAATGGGGAAAGAAAAG ACTTACAGCTCTCTGGTTTGAACAGCCCAGGATCCTGCttggagaaaaaggagaaggaggaggagttggaaaaggaggaaggagagaaaaca GACCCAATTTTGCCCATTCGTAAGCGAGTCAAAATACAGACCCAAAAAACCAAGCCAAGAG GCACAGCAGATGGCCGAGGCAGGACACTGCAGAGGAAGATAATGAAGAGATCTCTGGGCAGGAAATCCACAGCTCCTCCTGCACCgagaatgggaaggaaagaaggtcAAGGGAATTCAGATTCTGACCAGCCAG GCcctaagaaaaaatttaaagctcCCCAGAGCAAGGCCTTGGCAGCCAGCTTTTCAGAGGGAAAAGAAGTTAGAACAGTGCCAAAGAACCTGGGCCTATCAGCATGTAAGGGGGCCTGCCCCTCATCTGCGAAAGAAGAGCCCAGACCCCAGGAACCCCTGACCCAGGAGGCTGGAAGTGTCCCCCTTGAGGATGAAGCCTCCAGTGACCTGGACCTGGAGCAACTCGTGGAAGATGTTGGGAGAGAGCTGGGGCAGAGTGGGGAGCTGCAGCACAGCAACAGTGATGGCGAGGACTTCCCCGTGGCGCTGTTTGGGAAGTAG
- the ZCWPW1 gene encoding zinc finger CW-type PWWP domain protein 1 isoform X5: MMTTLQNKEECGKGPKRIFAPPAQKSYSLLPCSPNSPKEETLGISFPETEARISLPKASLKKKEEKATMKNVPSREQEKKRKAQINKQAEKKEKEKSSLTNAEFEEIVQIVLQKSLQECLGMGSGLDFAETSCAQRIVSTQSDKEPGITASATDTDNANGEEVPHTQEISMSWEGEAAPEIRTSKLGQPDPAPSKKKSNRLTLSKRKNEAQDEKVEKTQGGHEHRQEDQLKKTVQDHSQIRDQQKGEISGFGQCLVWVQCSLPNCGKWRRLCGNIDPSVLPDNWSCDQNTADVQYNRCDIPEETWTGLESDVAYASYIPGSIIWAKQYGYPWWPGMIESDPDLGEYFLFTSHLDSLPSKYHVTFFGETVSRAWIPVNMLKNFQELSLELSVMERVNLFGFWSRFNGSNSNGERKDLQLSGLNSPGSCLEKKEKEEELEKEEGEKTDPILPIRKRVKIQTQKTKPRGTADGRGRTLQRKIMKRSLGRKSTAPPAPRMGRKEGQGNSDSDQPGPKKKFKAPQSKALAASFSEGKEVRTVPKNLGLSACKGACPSSAKEEPRPQEPLTQEAGSVPLEDEASSDLDLEQLVEDVGRELGQSGELQHSNSDGEDFPVALFGK, translated from the exons ATGATGACAACGTTGCAGAATAAAGAAG aatgtggaaagggaccAAAGAGAATCTTTGCCCCACCTGCACAAAAATCTTACAGCCTGTTACCTTGTAGCCCTAACTCCCCCAAGGAGGAGACCCTGGGGATCAGTTTCCCAGAGACAGAGGCCAGGATAAGCCTGCCAAAGGccagtttaaagaagaaagaggaaaaagcaacCATGAAGAATGTTCCAAGCAGggaacaggagaaaaaaagaaaggcacaaatcaacaagcaagcagagaagaaagaaaag GAAAAATCAAGTCTTACCAATGCAGAATTTGAGGAGATTGTCCAGATTGTTCTGCAGAAGTCCCTTCAGGAGTGCTTGG GGATGGGATCTGGCCTTGATTTTGCAGAGACTTCTTGTGCCCAGCGCATAGTATCTACCCAATCAGACAAGGAGCCAGGAATTACTGCTTCTGCTACTGATACTGATAATGCTAATGG AGAGGAGGTACCACATACTCAAGAGATTTCAATGTCTTGGGAAGGTGAAGCTGCCCCTGAGATAAGGACATCTAAGCTAGGCCAGCCAGATCCTGCACCCTCTAAGAAGAAATCCAATAGACTCACcttaagcaaaagaaagaatgaagctc aaGATGAGAAGGTGGAGAAAACTCAAGGTGGACATGAGCACAGACAGGAAGACCAACTAAAGAAAACAGTTCAGGATCATTCTCAGATCAGGGACCAGCAAAAAGGAGAGATAAGTGGGTTTG GTCAATGTCTGGTCTGGGTCCAGTGTTCCTTGCCAAACTGTGGGAAATGGAGGCGGCTGTGTGGGAACATTGACCCCTCAGTTCTCCCAGATAATTGGTCCTGTGATCAGAACACAG CAGATGTGCAGTATAATCGCTGTGATATTCCTGAGGAGACCTGGACAGGGCTTGAGAGTGATGTGGCCTATGCCTCCTACATCCCAGGATCCATCATCTGGGCCAAGCAATACGGTTACCCCTG GTGGCCAGGCATGATAGAATCTGATCCTGACTTAggggaatattttctttttacttcccaTCTTGATTCCCTGCCG TCTAAGTACCACGTGACGTTCTTTGGAGAAACAGTTTCTCGTGCATGGATCCCAGTCAACATGCTAAAGAACTTCCAGGAGCTGTCCCTGGAGCTATCAGTCATG GAACGGGTTAACTTGTTTGGTTTCTGGAGCCGATTCAACGGATCTAACAGTAATGGGGAAAGAAAAG ACTTACAGCTCTCTGGTTTGAACAGCCCAGGATCCTGCttggagaaaaaggagaaggaggaggagttggaaaaggaggaaggagagaaaaca GACCCAATTTTGCCCATTCGTAAGCGAGTCAAAATACAGACCCAAAAAACCAAGCCAAGAG GCACAGCAGATGGCCGAGGCAGGACACTGCAGAGGAAGATAATGAAGAGATCTCTGGGCAGGAAATCCACAGCTCCTCCTGCACCgagaatgggaaggaaagaaggtcAAGGGAATTCAGATTCTGACCAGCCAG GCcctaagaaaaaatttaaagctcCCCAGAGCAAGGCCTTGGCAGCCAGCTTTTCAGAGGGAAAAGAAGTTAGAACAGTGCCAAAGAACCTGGGCCTATCAGCATGTAAGGGGGCCTGCCCCTCATCTGCGAAAGAAGAGCCCAGACCCCAGGAACCCCTGACCCAGGAGGCTGGAAGTGTCCCCCTTGAGGATGAAGCCTCCAGTGACCTGGACCTGGAGCAACTCGTGGAAGATGTTGGGAGAGAGCTGGGGCAGAGTGGGGAGCTGCAGCACAGCAACAGTGATGGCGAGGACTTCCCCGTGGCGCTGTTTGGGAAGTAG
- the ZCWPW1 gene encoding zinc finger CW-type PWWP domain protein 1 isoform X3: MMTTLQNKEECGKGPKRIFAPPAQKSYSLLPCSPNSPKEETLGISFPETEARISLPKASLKKKEEKATMKNVPSREQEKKRKAQINKQAEKKEKEKSSLTNAEFEEIVQIVLQKSLQECLGMGSGLDFAETSCAQRIVSTQSDKEPGITASATDTDNANGEEVPHTQEISMSWEGEAAPEIRTSKLGQPDPAPSKKKSNRLTLSKRKNEAHEKVEKTQGGHEHRQEDQLKKTVQDHSQIRDQQKGEISGFGQCLVWVQCSLPNCGKWRRLCGNIDPSVLPDNWSCDQNTADVQYNRCDIPEETWTGLESDVAYASYIPGSIIWAKQYGYPWWPGMIESDPDLGEYFLFTSHLDSLPSKYHVTFFGETVSRAWIPVNMLKNFQELSLELSVMKKCRNDCSQKLGVALMMAQEAEQISIQERVNLFGFWSRFNGSNSNGERKDLQLSGLNSPGSCLEKKEKEEELEKEEGEKTDPILPIRKRVKIQTQKTKPRGTADGRGRTLQRKIMKRSLGRKSTAPPAPRMGRKEGQGNSDSDQPGPKKKFKAPQSKALAASFSEGKEVRTVPKNLGLSACKGACPSSAKEEPRPQEPLTQEAGSVPLEDEASSDLDLEQLVEDVGRELGQSGELQHSNSDGEDFPVALFGK; the protein is encoded by the exons ATGATGACAACGTTGCAGAATAAAGAAG aatgtggaaagggaccAAAGAGAATCTTTGCCCCACCTGCACAAAAATCTTACAGCCTGTTACCTTGTAGCCCTAACTCCCCCAAGGAGGAGACCCTGGGGATCAGTTTCCCAGAGACAGAGGCCAGGATAAGCCTGCCAAAGGccagtttaaagaagaaagaggaaaaagcaacCATGAAGAATGTTCCAAGCAGggaacaggagaaaaaaagaaaggcacaaatcaacaagcaagcagagaagaaagaaaag GAAAAATCAAGTCTTACCAATGCAGAATTTGAGGAGATTGTCCAGATTGTTCTGCAGAAGTCCCTTCAGGAGTGCTTGG GGATGGGATCTGGCCTTGATTTTGCAGAGACTTCTTGTGCCCAGCGCATAGTATCTACCCAATCAGACAAGGAGCCAGGAATTACTGCTTCTGCTACTGATACTGATAATGCTAATGG AGAGGAGGTACCACATACTCAAGAGATTTCAATGTCTTGGGAAGGTGAAGCTGCCCCTGAGATAAGGACATCTAAGCTAGGCCAGCCAGATCCTGCACCCTCTAAGAAGAAATCCAATAGACTCACcttaagcaaaagaaagaatgaagctc ATGAGAAGGTGGAGAAAACTCAAGGTGGACATGAGCACAGACAGGAAGACCAACTAAAGAAAACAGTTCAGGATCATTCTCAGATCAGGGACCAGCAAAAAGGAGAGATAAGTGGGTTTG GTCAATGTCTGGTCTGGGTCCAGTGTTCCTTGCCAAACTGTGGGAAATGGAGGCGGCTGTGTGGGAACATTGACCCCTCAGTTCTCCCAGATAATTGGTCCTGTGATCAGAACACAG CAGATGTGCAGTATAATCGCTGTGATATTCCTGAGGAGACCTGGACAGGGCTTGAGAGTGATGTGGCCTATGCCTCCTACATCCCAGGATCCATCATCTGGGCCAAGCAATACGGTTACCCCTG GTGGCCAGGCATGATAGAATCTGATCCTGACTTAggggaatattttctttttacttcccaTCTTGATTCCCTGCCG TCTAAGTACCACGTGACGTTCTTTGGAGAAACAGTTTCTCGTGCATGGATCCCAGTCAACATGCTAAAGAACTTCCAGGAGCTGTCCCTGGAGCTATCAGTCATG AAAAAGTGCAGAAATGACTGCAGCCAGAAACTGGGGGTGGCCCTGATGATGGCTCAAGAGGCAGAACAGATCAGCATTCAG GAACGGGTTAACTTGTTTGGTTTCTGGAGCCGATTCAACGGATCTAACAGTAATGGGGAAAGAAAAG ACTTACAGCTCTCTGGTTTGAACAGCCCAGGATCCTGCttggagaaaaaggagaaggaggaggagttggaaaaggaggaaggagagaaaaca GACCCAATTTTGCCCATTCGTAAGCGAGTCAAAATACAGACCCAAAAAACCAAGCCAAGAG GCACAGCAGATGGCCGAGGCAGGACACTGCAGAGGAAGATAATGAAGAGATCTCTGGGCAGGAAATCCACAGCTCCTCCTGCACCgagaatgggaaggaaagaaggtcAAGGGAATTCAGATTCTGACCAGCCAG GCcctaagaaaaaatttaaagctcCCCAGAGCAAGGCCTTGGCAGCCAGCTTTTCAGAGGGAAAAGAAGTTAGAACAGTGCCAAAGAACCTGGGCCTATCAGCATGTAAGGGGGCCTGCCCCTCATCTGCGAAAGAAGAGCCCAGACCCCAGGAACCCCTGACCCAGGAGGCTGGAAGTGTCCCCCTTGAGGATGAAGCCTCCAGTGACCTGGACCTGGAGCAACTCGTGGAAGATGTTGGGAGAGAGCTGGGGCAGAGTGGGGAGCTGCAGCACAGCAACAGTGATGGCGAGGACTTCCCCGTGGCGCTGTTTGGGAAGTAG